One segment of Neobacillus endophyticus DNA contains the following:
- a CDS encoding DUF3231 family protein: protein MGIIKPIKVGNSKTNVNQKLTSVEMGKLWATYMGNSMSKCILSYYLQHCDDDEIKMLLKNALNLSTDFMKRIEEIFTKENFPIPHGFTDEDINLEAPRLFEDEFYVHYLKYASKAGLSIYGVAIPIVYREDVKEFFLYCLETTTDLIQQINEILMGKGFIIKPPLIPIPEKVEFVHKDFLNGFFGHVRHLHALEIAHLYDNIENNVTSKALISGFSQVVKSKDIRDLFIRGRELTHKSVERYMEKLHEEDLPAPTFLDHLVTTSTFSPFSDKIMLFHKTDMFSMKIRAFGNSMAVNGRHDIGLLYTRSLMSISQFVEDAAKIMIENGWMEQPPRAVDRDHLS from the coding sequence ATGGGAATCATTAAGCCGATCAAGGTAGGCAACAGTAAAACAAACGTTAATCAAAAATTGACTTCAGTAGAAATGGGAAAACTTTGGGCTACCTATATGGGGAACAGCATGTCCAAATGCATCTTGTCCTATTATCTTCAACACTGTGACGATGATGAAATAAAAATGTTACTAAAAAACGCCTTAAATTTAAGTACAGATTTTATGAAAAGGATTGAAGAAATTTTCACAAAAGAAAATTTCCCAATCCCTCATGGTTTTACCGATGAAGATATTAATCTTGAAGCTCCCAGGTTATTTGAAGATGAATTCTATGTGCATTACCTGAAATATGCGTCTAAAGCAGGATTAAGTATCTATGGTGTAGCGATTCCAATTGTTTACCGAGAAGATGTAAAAGAATTTTTTCTATATTGCTTAGAAACCACTACGGATTTAATTCAACAGATTAATGAAATATTAATGGGAAAAGGGTTTATTATCAAACCGCCATTGATCCCGATACCAGAAAAAGTAGAATTTGTTCATAAAGATTTTTTAAACGGTTTTTTTGGACATGTACGCCATTTACACGCTCTCGAAATTGCACATCTATACGATAATATTGAGAATAACGTGACATCTAAAGCCCTAATTTCGGGTTTTAGTCAGGTAGTCAAATCAAAAGACATCAGAGACTTGTTTATCCGGGGAAGAGAGTTGACCCATAAAAGTGTTGAACGATATATGGAAAAATTACATGAAGAAGACTTGCCTGCACCAACTTTTCTCGATCATTTAGTAACAACTTCCACGTTTTCGCCTTTTTCAGATAAGATTATGTTATTTCATAAGACGGATATGTTTTCAATGAAAATCAGGGCATTCGGAAATTCCATGGCTGTTAATGGAAGACATGATATAGGACTGCTTTATACCAGATCCTTAATGAGCATCTCTCAATTTGTTGAAGACGCTGCAAAGATTATGATAGAAAACGGTTGGATGGAACAGCCGCCTAGAGCTGTGGATCGGGACCATCTTTCCTAA